A genomic stretch from Candidatus Aegiribacteria sp. includes:
- a CDS encoding metalloregulator ArsR/SmtB family transcription factor — MADPTRLVLLMSLFNGEKCVCALAEQTNVSVSAVSHQLRSLRTARFVRSRRNGRHIFYSLDDEHIRELVSKGLEHIRE, encoded by the coding sequence ATGGCCGATCCGACCAGGCTGGTGCTGCTGATGTCTCTTTTCAATGGCGAAAAATGCGTCTGTGCCCTTGCGGAACAGACCAATGTGAGTGTCTCAGCGGTTTCTCACCAGCTCAGATCCCTTAGAACGGCAAGATTTGTCAGAAGCCGCAGAAATGGAAGACACATCTTCTACAGTCTGGACGATGAGCATATTAGAGAACTTGTCTCAAAGGGGCTTGAACATATAAGGGAATGA
- a CDS encoding glycosyltransferase family 39 protein, producing MLPTESAGEDAGSCGLYPFADTSVRFISDSDRLNWTVNGIKKCSKLIAENHWLAYLLVFVAGFVLRLICIGSKSLWVDEAYAAGLMDMNPIDLVKLSIAGSPHPPLAFLFIRFSTVIFGQSEAGLRMIPALASALAAIPLMCFISRKISFRSALWAGLIWSVSPFAISMGQEAWLYGIISCFGFLFIDIADRAWNCSRKALYFVVPIALTGMLIQHMFGLFIAAGFALYFTVPRKQRLPFRQLVLVSAIFLVLYAPFAVLMVKQTSFRAERIRRAGMDMAAVYRYRFIVRVPTVFVRLIPGGLLLEAGYEMIRNVKQIVFWFIIGAGNLLLLLNLFLSNLLDKKFKVWLLLLFAVPFMIFIKEDPTVRHLTILWIPFGFALAAASQRWKFAGPFIFIAAAITLLPYYNINSFPYHRSDWRGATAYVEERFSSDESILILGGQSGGLAWDYYSSGNFPRAAFGGENPYIELMVWGKSPNSAIDSLMDCHDSIWIVYDYWGGPKTPELTDGYRILSETRISPVMEVIHISE from the coding sequence GTGCTTCCAACAGAGTCTGCGGGGGAGGATGCAGGTTCCTGCGGGCTATACCCATTCGCTGATACATCTGTTAGGTTCATCTCCGACTCTGACAGATTGAACTGGACGGTGAATGGTATAAAAAAATGCAGTAAACTTATCGCTGAGAACCATTGGCTTGCGTATCTCCTGGTATTTGTCGCAGGATTCGTACTTCGACTGATTTGTATTGGATCCAAAAGTCTATGGGTTGATGAAGCCTATGCGGCAGGCCTCATGGATATGAATCCTATCGATCTTGTGAAATTGTCCATTGCCGGTTCTCCCCACCCTCCACTGGCTTTTCTGTTTATAAGATTCTCGACAGTCATTTTCGGTCAGAGTGAAGCTGGCCTGCGCATGATCCCGGCTCTTGCCTCTGCTCTTGCCGCCATTCCCCTCATGTGTTTCATATCAAGAAAAATAAGTTTCAGATCGGCTCTATGGGCGGGTCTGATATGGTCGGTTTCACCTTTTGCGATATCGATGGGGCAGGAGGCATGGCTTTACGGGATCATCTCCTGCTTTGGCTTTCTTTTCATCGATATTGCTGACAGAGCATGGAACTGCAGCAGGAAGGCACTATATTTCGTTGTACCAATTGCTCTTACCGGAATGCTGATTCAGCATATGTTTGGCCTGTTCATTGCTGCGGGATTTGCTCTATACTTCACCGTTCCGCGGAAGCAAAGGCTTCCTTTCAGGCAGCTTGTCCTGGTGTCGGCCATTTTTCTTGTTCTTTACGCGCCCTTCGCTGTTTTGATGGTGAAACAAACCTCGTTCAGGGCTGAGAGGATAAGGCGGGCCGGCATGGACATGGCCGCAGTCTACAGATACCGGTTTATAGTCAGAGTTCCAACGGTCTTCGTAAGGCTCATTCCGGGAGGATTACTTCTGGAAGCTGGCTACGAAATGATCCGGAATGTTAAACAGATAGTCTTCTGGTTCATTATTGGAGCGGGAAACCTGTTGCTGCTTCTTAATCTGTTTCTGAGTAATCTGCTTGACAAAAAATTCAAAGTATGGCTTCTCCTTCTATTTGCAGTTCCCTTCATGATTTTTATTAAGGAAGATCCGACCGTAAGGCATCTGACGATTCTCTGGATACCGTTTGGTTTCGCACTCGCCGCGGCATCACAGAGGTGGAAGTTCGCAGGGCCTTTCATATTCATTGCAGCAGCTATCACGCTTCTTCCATACTACAATATCAACAGTTTTCCTTACCACAGATCGGATTGGAGAGGTGCCACAGCATATGTTGAGGAAAGATTTTCCAGTGATGAAAGCATCCTCATTCTAGGAGGACAATCAGGAGGGCTGGCCTGGGATTACTATTCGTCCGGGAACTTTCCAAGGGCAGCCTTCGGCGGTGAGAATCCCTATATTGAACTCATGGTGTGGGGTAAAAGTCCGAACTCAGCAATAGACAGCTTGATGGATTGTCACGATTCCATCTGGATAGTGTACGATTACTGGGGAGGACCCAAAACTCCGGAACTGACCGATGGCTACAGGATCCTATCGGAAACCCGGATAAGTCCAGTCATGGAAGTAATCCATATTTCGGAGTGA
- a CDS encoding radical SAM protein: protein MKHPLFVFEITPRCNLACVYCYNVWKAEGELYPRELSVQEIEILADSILAAHPVSVTLTGGEPLLRQDICEIVSVFRKRGILVGIATNGMLLDRDTARSLKEAGIAWLEVSVPSITGNGYRNLTGFDGFHDVKRALLAAASVGIRLTVSHIITSLNPGDTERVVDLAYAFSADAVALNRFVPGGTGFKNRHLLPSIEQLDSSLKNASHSSLMSPGMTVYAAIPVENCILHHNDYPGIKFGSCICGAGKWAISPSGELRVCEQSPYVIGNLLDKSFEELSRSQFVEKFRKDNARSDCTLCASNRVCGGGCRFLRAIPIR from the coding sequence ATGAAACATCCCTTATTCGTTTTCGAGATTACACCTCGGTGTAATCTTGCCTGCGTATACTGCTACAATGTATGGAAGGCGGAAGGTGAGCTATACCCCCGGGAACTCTCCGTTCAAGAGATAGAGATCCTTGCGGATTCTATTCTGGCGGCACATCCCGTTTCGGTTACACTTACCGGTGGAGAACCTCTTTTAAGACAAGACATTTGCGAGATAGTCAGCGTGTTTCGTAAACGTGGAATACTGGTTGGAATTGCAACTAATGGCATGCTCCTTGATCGTGATACCGCGAGATCGTTAAAGGAAGCAGGCATTGCATGGCTTGAAGTATCCGTGCCTTCAATTACTGGAAATGGATACAGGAATCTGACAGGCTTCGATGGATTTCACGATGTGAAACGGGCCTTACTTGCCGCTGCCTCAGTCGGAATCCGACTTACTGTTTCACATATAATAACTTCACTTAATCCAGGAGATACCGAGCGGGTTGTTGATCTGGCCTACGCTTTCTCCGCGGACGCGGTCGCCCTCAACAGATTCGTGCCTGGCGGAACAGGTTTTAAGAACAGGCATCTCCTACCTTCTATTGAGCAGCTTGATTCATCACTGAAAAACGCCAGCCACAGCTCACTCATGTCCCCCGGAATGACAGTATACGCTGCCATTCCGGTAGAGAACTGTATCCTGCATCACAACGATTATCCAGGCATTAAATTCGGATCATGCATATGCGGAGCTGGAAAATGGGCGATAAGCCCCTCTGGAGAACTGAGAGTATGCGAGCAGAGTCCGTACGTAATTGGAAATCTCCTGGATAAATCATTCGAAGAGCTGTCACGATCTCAATTCGTTGAGAAATTCCGTAAAGACAACGCGCGTTCAGATTGTACATTGTGTGCTTCCAACAGAGTCTGCGGGGGAGGATGCAGGTTCCTGCGGGCTATACCCATTCGCTGA
- a CDS encoding NAD-dependent succinate-semialdehyde dehydrogenase yields the protein MLQSINPFTGERIRSWNENTSEEILDILEKSQRAFEFWRDIGISYRSKRLLNLANLLESGKHHLAVEMAAEMGKPVEQGQSEIEKCALVCRYYAENGSDFLAEESIASDADISYVCYQPLGVIYAVMPWNFPFWQLFRFAAPAVMAGNSFILKHAPNVSGCSIRIRDLFREAEFPKGLIDVVLVSEENVHEVSSGIIADERVKAVTLTGSAKAGSAVALEAGSSIKKCVLELGGSDPAIILEDADLRDAARQTAFSRLINTGQNCIASKRFIVIESVYDEFLDLLIGEMKARKMGDPMKMKIDLGPMARYDLRDNLHRQVTKSIELGAKLVTGGRIPDHPGAFYPPTVLTGCRKGMPVFDEETFGPVAAVCSVKDEGEAVVIANDTSYGLGASVYTRNSRRGERIALELNAGACFVNSFVRSDPRLPFGGIGLSGFGRELSRSGMLEFMNCKTVYIINK from the coding sequence ATCCTTGAGAAATCTCAGAGAGCGTTTGAATTCTGGCGTGACATCGGAATAAGTTATCGATCGAAACGGCTGTTGAATCTTGCCAATCTTCTTGAATCGGGCAAACACCATCTGGCAGTGGAGATGGCTGCGGAGATGGGTAAGCCCGTTGAGCAGGGGCAGTCCGAAATTGAGAAATGTGCATTGGTTTGCAGGTATTACGCTGAAAACGGTTCTGATTTCCTTGCTGAAGAAAGTATCGCGAGTGATGCTGATATAAGCTATGTGTGCTATCAGCCTCTTGGAGTTATCTATGCCGTCATGCCATGGAACTTTCCGTTCTGGCAGTTATTCCGGTTCGCGGCACCTGCTGTAATGGCGGGGAACTCCTTCATCCTCAAGCATGCTCCTAATGTTTCGGGATGTTCCATACGCATCCGGGATCTGTTCAGGGAGGCAGAATTTCCCAAAGGCCTGATTGACGTTGTTCTTGTTTCGGAGGAAAACGTTCACGAAGTATCCAGCGGAATAATTGCTGACGAAAGGGTTAAAGCTGTTACGCTTACCGGAAGCGCAAAAGCAGGGAGCGCAGTTGCCTTGGAAGCCGGGTCGTCCATAAAGAAGTGCGTGCTGGAACTTGGAGGAAGTGATCCCGCGATAATTCTTGAAGATGCGGATCTAAGGGACGCAGCCAGGCAGACAGCGTTCTCCAGGCTTATCAATACAGGACAGAACTGTATTGCATCCAAGAGGTTCATCGTCATCGAAAGTGTTTACGATGAATTCCTTGATTTACTTATCGGTGAGATGAAAGCAAGGAAGATGGGCGATCCGATGAAGATGAAAATTGATCTGGGACCGATGGCCAGATACGATCTTCGTGATAATCTGCACCGGCAGGTTACTAAGAGCATAGAGCTTGGGGCAAAATTAGTTACTGGCGGCAGAATTCCGGATCATCCTGGGGCTTTCTATCCGCCTACCGTTCTGACGGGTTGTAGAAAGGGTATGCCTGTTTTTGATGAAGAAACCTTCGGGCCTGTAGCAGCTGTCTGCTCAGTGAAGGATGAGGGGGAAGCTGTTGTGATTGCCAACGATACATCCTACGGACTTGGAGCTTCCGTATATACGCGGAACAGTCGAAGGGGGGAAAGAATCGCCCTTGAGCTGAACGCTGGAGCCTGCTTCGTAAACTCGTTTGTCCGGTCTGATCCAAGGCTTCCCTTCGGTGGAATTGGTCTATCAGGTTTTGGTAGAGAACTGTCTAGAAGTGGTATGCTTGAATTCATGAATTGCAAGACGGTTTATATCATTAACAAATGA